One genomic region from Eptesicus fuscus isolate TK198812 chromosome 18, DD_ASM_mEF_20220401, whole genome shotgun sequence encodes:
- the NUDT16 gene encoding U8 snoRNA-decapping enzyme: MGERRSVAERLAPAGVRRMELEEALELRTNWRHACHALLYAPDPGLLFRRIPLRYAVLMQMRFDGRLGFPGGFVNFPDSSLEDGLNRELSEELGQAVAAFRVERADYRSSYASAASSGPRVVAHFYAKLLTLEQLTAVERGAPLAQDHGLEVLGLVRVPLYTLQDGVSGLPAFLENTFIGTAREQLLEALQELGLLESGSVVRP, from the exons ATGGGGGAGCGCCGGTCCGTGGCGGAGCGTCTGGCCCCGGCGGGGGTCCGCCGGATGGAGCTGGAGGAGGCCCTGGAGTTGAGGACTAACTGGCGGCACGCGTGCCACGCGCTGCTCTACGCCCCGGACCCGGGGCTGCTCTTTCGCCGCATCCCGCTGCGTTATGCGGTCCTG ATGCAGATGCGCTTTGATGGGCGTTTGGGCTTCCCGGGCGGTTTCGTGAATTTTCCGGACAGCAGCCTGGAGGACGGGCTGAACCGCGAGCTGAGCGAGGAGCTGGGCCAGGCTGTGGCCGCCTTCCGCGTGGAGCGCGCCGACTACCGCAGCTCGTACGCGTCGGCCGCGTCGTCGGGCCCGCGCGTCGTGGCCCACTTCTACGCCAAGCTCCTGACGCTGGAGCAGCTGACGGCCGTGGAGAGGGGCGCGCCGCTGGCCCAGGACCACgggctggag GTGCTGGGCCTGGTGCGGGTGCCCCTGTACACCCTGCAGGATGGTGTGAGCGGCCTGCCCGCCTTCCTGGAGAACACCTTCATTGGGACCGCGCGGGAGCAGCTGCTGGAAGCCCTCCAGGAGCTGGGACTGCTAGAATCTGGCTCTGTCGTCAGGCCTTAA